A portion of the Thermoplasmata archaeon genome contains these proteins:
- a CDS encoding PAS domain-containing protein, whose translation MRTGMGGLLKEVAACPHLKAGGDLPLIPLGVRTIPRPSPPRPALVDGGTAGGRVTGGAPHPRLLRTRPVTGQEDIAGLLEDPGGTPLPLFLASSDGEILRLNDEAMSLFESLKSLCGEEERQKLRRILKTVGQTGSGQIVELSGPDGSIQLTVLPMPPAAGEGGDEKEKRKACGTLPVIPSPEALPVFVYFLSTSGSAASSWVGGKVKELTGFSPSEFIERPALWKTRIHPEDQRRVLRALRELASGDAARLVYRWLRADGVYRWVLDCASPVPDSTGERAGIAGVRVDITDLKAVEEARRSESEFCDEMLWSMPAGVCIVDRRLRCIFINNRFEEMTGFRREDVARGRVVLEAHPEDLKSLLACIGGVMKGERRRLRCRLMTSGGQYRIAELLLSRLRWKGLSFVQMVAIPLELQPVGQPLSRGGEGFRGVNVDDHGLPGPDPGASRPPSASGKRKTPSLSGQDIA comes from the coding sequence TTGAGGACCGGGATGGGAGGTCTCCTGAAAGAGGTAGCCGCATGCCCCCACCTTAAGGCCGGCGGGGATCTTCCCCTGATTCCTCTGGGAGTACGCACCATCCCTCGGCCATCGCCGCCCCGTCCAGCCCTTGTAGATGGTGGAACAGCGGGCGGCCGGGTGACTGGTGGTGCCCCTCACCCCCGACTGCTCAGAACCAGGCCAGTTACTGGACAGGAGGATATAGCTGGGCTGCTCGAGGACCCTGGAGGAACCCCGCTACCTCTTTTTCTGGCGAGCTCGGATGGCGAGATTCTCAGACTCAATGATGAGGCTATGAGTCTCTTCGAAAGCCTCAAATCGCTCTGCGGAGAAGAGGAAAGGCAGAAGTTGCGTAGAATTCTGAAAACAGTGGGCCAGACGGGCTCCGGGCAGATTGTGGAGCTAAGCGGTCCGGACGGGTCCATCCAGCTCACAGTGCTCCCCATGCCACCGGCGGCGGGCGAGGGAGGGGATGAGAAGGAAAAGAGAAAGGCCTGCGGCACACTCCCAGTCATTCCATCTCCTGAAGCTCTTCCCGTTTTCGTCTATTTTCTTTCGACCAGCGGCTCGGCTGCGTCGAGCTGGGTCGGAGGGAAGGTGAAGGAGCTCACGGGCTTCAGCCCCTCGGAGTTCATCGAGCGCCCCGCCCTGTGGAAGACACGCATCCACCCCGAGGACCAGAGGAGAGTGCTGCGCGCTCTCCGGGAGCTGGCTTCAGGGGACGCCGCCCGGTTGGTTTATCGGTGGCTCCGCGCCGACGGCGTCTACCGCTGGGTGCTCGACTGCGCTTCTCCAGTCCCCGACTCGACAGGTGAGCGAGCGGGGATAGCCGGCGTTCGCGTCGACATAACTGATCTGAAGGCCGTGGAGGAGGCGAGAAGGTCCGAGAGCGAGTTCTGCGACGAGATGCTCTGGAGCATGCCAGCGGGGGTGTGCATTGTGGACCGGAGGCTCCGCTGCATATTCATCAACAATCGATTCGAAGAGATGACAGGCTTCAGGAGGGAGGATGTGGCCAGAGGGAGAGTGGTTCTCGAGGCCCATCCCGAGGACCTGAAGAGCCTCCTCGCCTGTATCGGAGGTGTGATGAAGGGCGAGAGGCGTCGTCTCCGGTGCCGGCTGATGACCTCCGGCGGACAGTACCGCATCGCAGAACTCTTACTCTCGCGGCTCCGCTGGAAGGGTCTCTCCTTCGTTCAAATGGTGGCGATTCCGCTCGAACTCCAGCCGGTTGGGCAGCCCCTCAGCAGAGGTGGGGAAGGGTTTCGGGGAGTAAACGTAGATGACCACGGTCTGCCGGGCCCGGACCCCGGCGCCTCCAGACCGCCATCTGCGTCCGGAAAGCGGAAGACCCCGAGTCTGTCGGGACAGGATATCGCCTGA
- a CDS encoding DUF835 domain-containing protein, protein MREVSPLTRLLDQWLLLPLFLHVGLLLLLVRSARGRVATLLAVLIGTFSIHDLTYLWPSDPTASLALSIAEAPLVALFTLGYTSGKHLSGRGIIRGPLLFIPALLLLAAGVSYGWSPPHPAYLLHGAFFYLLASFFLYAGRSEAVLSEREPEMIASALTVLFVAGPVCDALLPFLGVSIAIFPYASAGASAILTLLVLRYKAFSPAPAAEGPGSGEGWTGPGPGVYLAGEGGVAGAREALLAAARAGIPGLVVTRTHPVSLRAATGLRRVPVIWMAQSVYERALPPSECDVLLHTVRDYIEQSERSVVLIENLDYIVTNAGYFAALDLVRDLVRVARNTGATILLSSSLLTPEERMEILQFGVLPLC, encoded by the coding sequence ATGAGGGAGGTCTCCCCGCTCACTCGGCTCCTGGACCAGTGGCTCCTCCTTCCCCTATTCCTCCACGTCGGCCTTCTTCTACTGCTCGTTCGGTCTGCCCGCGGCCGCGTCGCCACACTTCTTGCGGTCCTCATCGGCACATTCTCAATCCACGACCTGACCTATCTCTGGCCGAGCGATCCGACAGCGTCCCTCGCTCTCTCCATTGCGGAGGCCCCTCTCGTCGCCCTATTCACCCTCGGCTACACATCAGGAAAGCACCTCTCGGGGCGGGGAATCATTCGGGGGCCGCTCTTATTCATTCCCGCTCTACTCTTACTCGCGGCTGGCGTGAGTTACGGCTGGAGCCCACCCCATCCAGCCTACCTGCTACACGGCGCGTTCTTCTATCTCCTCGCCTCGTTCTTTTTATACGCCGGCCGCTCGGAGGCCGTTCTATCCGAGAGGGAGCCAGAGATGATTGCCTCGGCCCTGACCGTGCTCTTCGTCGCTGGCCCCGTCTGCGACGCCCTGTTGCCTTTCCTCGGCGTCTCCATTGCGATTTTTCCCTACGCGTCCGCGGGGGCCTCGGCGATTCTTACCCTCCTCGTCCTCAGGTACAAGGCATTCAGCCCGGCCCCCGCAGCCGAGGGACCCGGCAGCGGTGAGGGCTGGACGGGACCCGGGCCCGGGGTATACCTGGCCGGAGAGGGCGGGGTCGCCGGGGCAAGGGAGGCGCTCTTGGCCGCGGCGCGCGCCGGGATACCCGGCCTCGTCGTCACGCGCACCCACCCCGTCTCGCTGAGGGCGGCGACGGGCCTCAGGAGGGTGCCCGTGATATGGATGGCCCAATCGGTCTACGAGAGGGCGCTGCCTCCCTCGGAGTGCGATGTTCTCCTCCACACCGTGCGGGACTACATCGAGCAGTCGGAGAGGTCTGTGGTCCTCATCGAGAATCTGGACTACATCGTCACGAACGCGGGATACTTCGCCGCCCTCGACCTCGTCAGGGACCTCGTCCGGGTCGCCAGAAACACCGGGGCCACGATTCTCCTGAGCTCGAGCCTCCTGACCCCCGAGGAGAGGATGGAAATCCTTCAGTTCGGCGTGCTGCCCCTGTGTTGA
- a CDS encoding ASCH domain-containing protein, whose translation MTEKRLQSSAVRNAVLLLVSMLLVIGFWGHAEFYKLGQLPLVLIGGLVTFAFLKVIFWAGGNTSIGRRSAGALVFRPEEVRLIQYGSKTLTIRPLRRTRMRAGSVYDAKLRVASGSSFAQLLITDVYRKRLADLTEEDAIADGSGSLEEFRRKWEAAYHRWNPFEIVRVIEFRPLRTLRGG comes from the coding sequence GTGACCGAGAAACGCCTGCAATCCTCCGCTGTCCGGAACGCGGTGCTTCTCCTGGTCTCGATGCTGCTCGTCATAGGTTTCTGGGGTCACGCGGAGTTCTACAAGCTTGGCCAGCTCCCCCTCGTCCTCATCGGCGGCCTCGTCACCTTCGCCTTCCTGAAGGTTATCTTCTGGGCCGGGGGGAACACCTCTATCGGGAGGCGCTCCGCGGGCGCCCTCGTTTTCCGGCCGGAAGAGGTGAGGCTTATCCAATACGGCTCCAAGACTCTCACAATTCGCCCGCTGAGGAGGACGAGGATGAGGGCGGGGAGCGTCTACGACGCAAAGCTCAGGGTTGCATCCGGGAGCTCCTTTGCCCAGCTCCTAATCACCGATGTCTACCGGAAAAGGCTCGCGGACCTGACCGAGGAGGACGCAATAGCCGATGGGTCCGGCTCGCTCGAGGAGTTCAGGCGCAAGTGGGAGGCGGCCTACCACCGCTGGAACCCATTCGAGATCGTCAGGGTGATCGAGTTCAGGCCCCTGAGGACCCTGAGAGGGGGCTGA